The Juglans microcarpa x Juglans regia isolate MS1-56 chromosome 2D, Jm3101_v1.0, whole genome shotgun sequence DNA window TGGCTATGTATATTTTAGTTTCAATTTTATctcattcttatcattttctaaaattagatatttaaattGGGACAGAAAGAATACAATATGGTATTTATATAGCGGCCTTTTAGGTAATCTCTACTAGTAGTTAATTTCACATGATcgacaataataaataaagtaaaagtaaaagggAACTTCGATcctcaagaatatatatatccTTTGCTTCATTGAATTAAAAGTCAGTTTCAAAGTATTCTCATTAATTCACTGTTTGCATGATAACGAAATAAAAAGGTAATTGCTCAATTACCAAGCAAAGGATCCAAAGATCCAGATCTTCTGATGATCTTAATACACAGATCAAAGAGTTCACTATCTTACAAAAAAATGGTCATTGTCGGTCCAACTTACAACTTCTATATGAGGTGCATTAATTTCAGATTGGGCATGCAATGGGGAGGacaatatataaagaaaaattatttccttGATGTATATGTAATTAAAGTgcttatatgacataatttaatttaacaaataagattttaaatttaaatctaaCAAATCAAATCTATATGAATAGTATCAtatgctaaaaaataaaataattcatatcaTGTAAAACTACAAATAAAGAATCCGAGGTAAACAAGCTCGTCTGTTAATGggcttcttttctctctctctctctctctcttataattaaattaatttattgtgtaCATTAATCCCTATTGATTATATTCGATCTTTCAATATTTTGCTATCTCGTTCTCAGTCTCGATCTTTGTCTCTATCTCTCGCTATAAGGTGCGCGCATGCATGAGGTACTGCAACGCCAAAAAAAtctaggattttaatttaaatccCATCTTCCGGCCACCTCCGATGGACATGGATTATGCAATGTTCCTTTTTAGATGCAAGCTGCCACCATGAATTAATCATTAAGTATGATGTATTTCGTATCGTTTGTCTCTTATTCTACAAATCGAGTATGGTGAAGTTTTCTCCCCATTTGCCACGCAAACTTCCATCCGGATCGGTGAAATCCAAACTGAGATTTTCATGAGTTGGATAAGATTACGATCGAAGTCATGCTTTGTTTGGACATGGAAATGCAATATTTCTAATGAAATATTGCCGCCGACATTTTTAAGTTCGttacatttcatatatatatatatatatatatatatatatatatatctgtcgTTTCTTCTACATCTTTACTTTCCTTATTTTCCCCGTACTCTAAAATGATTTAGGAAGAAATGCTTGATAATTCAGTCTGTTACCACTGCGGAATGACGAACGTCGTAGACAAATAAATGTCAACTTATTGTAATTTGTACATGAGTTTAgagatctataaataaataatttcgtGCTCAAAGTCTTATTCATGGCAGGTTAATGAGTAATGATCATCTGTACGTTGATCAAGGCTTTGATCCAGACATGATGAGCCCTGCAACCGAATAAATTAAATTTGCTTTATTACACAAACGCAAGAAGCCATTTTTAAGAGACATCAGGATTTCATTAATGGTTTTAACCAAAAGAAAAACTGGTCATGAAAATGAAGGGAATTCATAGGTACTTAAAGCCAAATTAACTACACATTGATACACATGACTATGATCTCGGTCGAGTAGTATGTGATCAGGAGGAGTCTAGCTAGCTAATAGGAAAGGAAGTCTCTGCTGCTGAGATCACTTCTTGACGATGGAACGCACAGCTTGTACGATGCCGCAAATATTGAGGACAACTGCAGCAATTTGAGAACTGATACCCATTGGGGTGTACAAATAATTGCGCACCAAAAAAGTGCGTAATTTGGGCCAAGTGTTGTGGCAATGTAAGTGGATATCATTGGATAGTTGGAGATAGAAGTACTGTTTGACATAGGTATCCAGGTAAAGCTTGTTGAAGAATTGAGTTGCATCCTCCAGATTCAACCAGTTATGTATAATCCCATTCTCTATGAGTATATTAACATCTTTGGAAGTTTTGATGAGGTTGTTAAAGAGTATGGCGTAAGAAGTGATCACGGGTCTGCAACCTGGTAGACACTGTTAGTAACTGATTAGGTTTCGAAACCCAACTTCTGTGGTTTCCTGAATCAATAATGGTGGGATTTCTAGTACATGATCATTGCGTAATTTGATGTCCAGGATGGAACTAGATTTTACTCTCTGGAACTTGATTCCACCCTCTTCCAGAATCCTTGCAGAAGGAATTGGCTGCATTCCTAAAGTGCCGCCTACGCCTAGTCCTGTTGATTTCCAAATCAGTAAATTCCTTAACAAATCAAGAATATGCTTGTTTCCATTGGGCCCGTCCTCAGGTTTATCCGTGGGTAGAGGTTCTGATTGGAATGTTGTAGCAAAGAATTTAAGGGCAAGTGCAACGAGGGGTGGGCTTGATCTATGGCGGCCGCTGGTCATGACGAACAGGCGCTCAAGCACCAGCCAAGGTATTTGGTTTTCCAGCAAACACAGGTCATGGCGTAGAAGCTGAAACATACAAGACATGTTAAATACAGGGTCTTCCGAATCTCTGAGCTCTTGATGAGCGTGTCTTAGGAACAGCTCGATAATGAAGCAGCCATCGAGTACCAAGATTTTCACAAACTCATTTTCATTGGGAAGGCAAGCTTGCGGGGCGTAACACTCACGAGCCTCCCTTTCAATCTCCCCAATGCCTTTTATTATCTCATCCaacttttgttttggatttggaGATGATGATCTACGAATGAGGGCTTGGAAATACTTGACTTTAACTTTTTCTGTGGCTTTTAGGCTCTGGTCGGTACGGTGAAAAGGTCCAATTGAAAATGCATTGGGGGCATAAGCTTTTTCATTATGCCTTCTGAGTATTTTTGGGGTTAAGAAGATGCAGCATCTAGGAGGCATGTTTAGATTGGGGCCCTCCATCATATTTAGTAATGAAGATGACAATGACACTACATCTATTGCAACATGTTGCCTTCTTTCCCCTGCCATCACgattttctttgctttctctTTCTTGGCCCAGAGTTCAGTTCATGTATCGTTTTCCTGTAGAAAAGAACCCCACCACCTTATAAAACAGGCAACAGAAGGATGACTTCCAGAGTGTCAACCAAAataacatatatgtatatagatgatgacaGGATAAATAGACTGTAATCGACGTACGTGCTAGTTTAAATGAACCCACTTGTAGGCGTGCTCGATCTCTCAGTAATTCTTGCCCAATTGGCCTGGTCTTTTAAATGTCATCATTAACCAACGTCCTTGCTTCCTCCAGCTTTCTGCAAGAAAAATCAATACAGAACATAATGAATCGAGAAGATCAAAACTTCAAACTTGCCCATGGAGGGATAGGATCATgaaaaacagaatgtgaaaaatggaagaggaagaagcaTTTTTGTTCAGCAAATCCATGTTGAAGATCACACAGCTTATAAATGAAAACTCATGCAATAAATGCTTACATGACCTATTGCATGCATGGAACAAGATTTGAGCCATaggcccatatatatatacatatatatatatatgtatatggctTCTAATTGTCATATACTATGCCTAGTAAcagaaatctatatatatatatatatatatatatatataaggtttgCAGACGTCAGAGCGAGGAATAAAGGGAAGATTCTAGAAAACTCTAAGGGCCCCCTCCCATTTTGCATTTCGATGAAGTTAATGAAAATTCTTGTCGATTCTATGCAATCAATTCTAGTACTGTTAGTTTCTATAAATGGATATTAACTTATGTTAATGAATCAAATGATATTGCTATACAAAAAACTCCAATCTACTCTTAATTACCAACGTTGGTTGTAGCTAGCAGCTTGAATGTTCTTCATATTTAATGTGTTACATATGATTTGCATTTGAAACTGTTGTATTTATTAAACAGAATTTATTCACCTGTCCTCTTGGTCCAATAGATCTAGCTTGTTGGATTTCTCatgtttctttacttttttatgtcACTTCTATTAATATTGTACTTAGTAttatataaacaaaacataagtGAATAATTAAGATCATGAGAGTGAAACTGTGAAACACGAGGGTATGCCCTTCTAGGGAGAGATTCTTAAAGAACgaatgaaaaaggaaatgaagtaaTGATTTAAGAATTAttcccttctttttcttttttttctttaaaaaagagaggaaaagagcTGAAAATTGCACTCATCCTCCATCCACTTTGGAATTGGATCAGAATGCTTAAGAGGGAATGGAACAGAGGAGTGGATCCCATGATCTattcctttcatttcctttgaaGATGTCTTCCAAATTAGATCTCGattgttcattttcttcaatcctttctatccaaataagttaaaatataaaacaaaaaaacattttagGAATATCACTATATTTATCTTGGTTATTTTAAACTAAGATATTTGGACTGGGATTGAAAGAATACACTGTAtttggactgtaatggtcttttATTATCTCTCTGgattacaaaaatacaaaaagagaaagTTCACAAATAATCTCAATGAGAATATATCCATTGCTTCATATCGAATTAAATTATATCTTTCGACTTGCTGTCTTTAGTGCTGGAATAAATCAATGAGCAAACAAAAGACGATATCTCAATGAAGATAAGGTTCACAATCTGAAAAGAGAGGAGAGCCACCCATATTAAGTATCGCGTGGTGGCGAGCATTCTATTAGTAAGTCTAATGGAGCGGGgtgataaaaagattaaaaagttgagagtataatttatacaaaactCGAGGAATAACCCATCTTAATAGGCaaactattttagtatttaactCTAATGTAAGCTAATAGTTTGAAGTTATTCACATTGCTAATCTATTATGTTGTTCAGGGCAGAATTGAGTTATCTATACATGAATCAAACTTGCTTTGCACAAATAGTTGTTGGTTTtggccaaaatataaatattggtGGGAATGATAGGAAGCCATAGATTAAGCTAAATTGCAGATAATAGTAGTTCTTTTATCTAATTAGGCGCGATATTCAGGCCAACAGCTGCTGCACTACTAGTTTTGTGTCTCGCTTAATTGCTGAGAAAGCTGGTACTCGTTTAACTTGTGAACAAGATATTGCATGCTACTGGTATCTGATCTTtcccaaaacttaaaaaacacTTTCTGGAAGACACACACTTGTAACCAAGCAACCAGTTAAAGTTTCAAACCATCCAAGACAGCCATTAATTCAGCCATATTTATTAGTGCCCCTCCTGTAATGACTAGAAAAACCAACCAAGAATCTCCCAGAAGCATCCTTTCAGGGAGAGTTTGTTCAAAGGTTTAAAAGCATccttacttcttcttctttttaaagaacgtaTACAACTTTACTCTTCCTTCCAAAGGTTAAGAAGGAACTGAAGCTTTGGACTCTTAGTAGGTGTATTAAGAAGGAACTGAACTAGAATGTGTGTTTGATATAAAATCCCCGAcatctgttttttcttcttctatttctttaaatCAAAGGACGTCCAGCCACATAAATTCCATCCAGACAATTCTACACTGCCCAAGGacaaagtacattttttttcatagaagAGATACTTATTTTAACAATAACGAAAGATATCAGCTCATAGTGCATGACTGATGCATTCACGAGGATCAAAGACATCAGTTCCCACCACTACCACCAAAGAGGTACCCCAGCGAAGATCCACCACCAGGGGCAGAGTGAACTTTGGTTGAAGGCCGATCCTGCACTCACATTTGcaaacattttgaaaacattatgaTAATATTAGCATCTAGAGACTTAGAAGAGACCCTTGGCAATCAAACAGCGGCAAATAACTTGAGGCAGGTCGACAGAACCATCAATATTCTTcaggggaaaaaacaaaaagcaaaagaaatgaCATATAAGTACAATTACAAACTCCCTCTGAAATGTAAACAATAGGATATCCTCCCgattgataaaaattttataacaataaaacTATTCTGGTGAAGTGTCATGGGTGTGTGTTGACTACATTCAGCTTTGcttacaaaaggagaaaaaaaaaatagcatttagAACACGCTAGCATGGTAACATTGCTAAGGGAGGAACTTGAGTGTGATTGGGTTAGGTGCATTTCTCCAACTTGA harbors:
- the LOC121248346 gene encoding UPF0481 protein At3g47200-like, producing MAGERRQHVAIDVVSLSSSLLNMMEGPNLNMPPRCCIFLTPKILRRHNEKAYAPNAFSIGPFHRTDQSLKATEKVKVKYFQALIRRSSSPNPKQKLDEIIKGIGEIEREARECYAPQACLPNENEFVKILVLDGCFIIELFLRHAHQELRDSEDPVFNMSCMFQLLRHDLCLLENQIPWLVLERLFVMTSGRHRSSPPLVALALKFFATTFQSEPLPTDKPEDGPNGNKHILDLLRNLLIWKSTGLGVGGTLGMQPIPSARILEEGGIKFQRVKSSSILDIKLRNDHVLEIPPLLIQETTEVGFRNLISY